Proteins from a genomic interval of Phaeobacter gallaeciensis DSM 26640:
- a CDS encoding NnrS family protein — MTVTTDTGREDANAPTWAPAILSYGFRPFFFLAALWAGLAMIAWIGLLSGALTLPIMLDPVSWHAKAFLFGYLSAVLAGFLLTAVPNWTGRAPLKGWPLLGLVLLWLAGRVTTLFAADLPAVVVAFVDLSFPLILGSVILREIIAGRNWRNLVVLLLLGLHTLALLLVHLETAGGGYPAHGLGMRLGLATVIGMICLIGGRIIPSFTGNWLTKTGVDARPASPMQRLDKAVLAISLPALGIWVAMPDHLAAAVALTIFAIGHLLRMGRWQGHRTAAEPLLAVLHLAYAMIPIGAVLMVAAQIPHVPLDAAAAQHVWMAGAIGMMTLAVMIRATLGHTGRSLVAGPGAKLILLALLVASVARVVAGIGAGSPDWLYHLSATAWCAAFFGYAVVYGVALFSAGRAAAQV; from the coding sequence ATGACAGTGACAACAGATACAGGTCGCGAGGATGCCAACGCGCCAACCTGGGCACCCGCCATTCTCTCCTACGGCTTCCGCCCGTTTTTCTTTCTCGCGGCGCTTTGGGCTGGGTTGGCAATGATCGCCTGGATCGGATTGCTAAGCGGGGCGCTGACGCTCCCGATCATGCTGGATCCGGTCTCCTGGCATGCCAAGGCATTCCTGTTTGGATACCTCAGTGCGGTTCTGGCAGGCTTCCTACTCACGGCGGTTCCAAATTGGACCGGGCGGGCGCCGCTCAAAGGCTGGCCGTTGCTGGGTTTGGTGCTGCTCTGGCTCGCAGGGCGCGTCACCACCCTATTTGCCGCAGATCTGCCTGCTGTCGTTGTTGCCTTTGTCGATCTGAGTTTTCCACTGATCCTGGGATCCGTGATCCTGCGCGAGATCATCGCGGGGCGCAACTGGCGCAACCTTGTTGTTCTACTGTTGCTGGGGTTGCACACATTGGCGCTGCTATTGGTGCATCTTGAAACAGCAGGAGGCGGATACCCGGCGCATGGCCTTGGTATGCGTTTGGGATTGGCAACGGTGATTGGCATGATCTGCCTCATCGGTGGTCGCATCATCCCCAGTTTCACGGGCAATTGGCTCACTAAGACGGGTGTTGATGCCCGTCCCGCCAGCCCGATGCAGCGGTTAGACAAAGCTGTCTTGGCTATCAGCCTGCCCGCCCTTGGTATCTGGGTGGCGATGCCTGATCATCTCGCAGCGGCTGTCGCATTGACGATCTTTGCAATAGGGCATCTGCTGCGCATGGGGCGCTGGCAGGGACACCGCACGGCGGCAGAACCATTGCTCGCAGTACTGCATCTGGCCTATGCTATGATCCCTATCGGAGCCGTGCTCATGGTTGCGGCGCAAATACCGCACGTGCCACTGGACGCAGCCGCAGCACAGCACGTTTGGATGGCAGGTGCCATTGGCATGATGACCCTTGCGGTGATGATACGTGCCACGCTGGGCCATACCGGGCGATCGCTGGTGGCTGGCCCAGGCGCAAAACTGATCTTGCTGGCGCTTCTGGTGGCAAGCGTCGCCCGAGTTGTCGCCGGGATCGGTGCAGGCAGCCCTGATTGGCTCTATCACCTCTCGGCTACGGCCTGGTGCGCGGCATTTTTTGGATACGCAGTGGTATACGGTGTTGCTCTTTTCTCAGCCGGACGAGCCGCAGCGCAGGTCTAG
- a CDS encoding nitric oxide reductase activation protein NorD gives MKLLDLMEPEETVGNLWHDMASNLAGEVAEDGATLSAAACRLQDLRPSLAVLFRALGGAASVDLVEAPATVAQHRRSLTHRVAADRMREFIPRYDSRRLALPPVMACFPRYELNRAAYFWLVAQAAVADPEELQLQPTKSARAADLARIRATLAASHRAARHCPGLRQNYRQMASLCLEQRKAQPAHAADRMVAEQVLAALSQDPWEVTTDQPPSTDLPTEAGRYLPFAPVPFWLRFEAPGHAAMAAEEPAEQATALPTAASSSRKLGARIDQDQARRKDSFILHRFESILSWVESMNINRSVDDDDTDNAQKAAEDQDLIPLTKHDRRLASRLRLHLDLSPADAEHERLSAEYTYPEWNHLSQSEMTDHCRVLEADAQPDTQHPFRPDPRQIRMVRRQFEALRPRRVLLPRQVDGAELDLDAVISNQADLAATGRGSDRLWQSARQQQRDLSVAFLIDTSRSTEAAIADSSVIDIARNAMAALALGIDVAGDRLAIWGFSSLRRDRVFLTRCKGFDMPMSDAVTANIGALQPGHYTRLGAAIRHVSAQLAAEPSSRKLLIVLTDGKPNDLDHYEGQHGIEDSRMAVRSARRAGQSLHGIIIDEDGQDWFARIFGRGGFSLLPNPARLSRALPDIYRSLTQES, from the coding sequence ATGAAATTGCTCGACCTGATGGAGCCGGAGGAAACTGTTGGCAACCTCTGGCACGATATGGCCAGCAATCTCGCCGGTGAGGTCGCAGAGGATGGCGCGACGCTATCTGCTGCGGCCTGCCGGTTGCAGGATCTGAGGCCCAGCCTTGCAGTGCTGTTTCGCGCCTTGGGCGGGGCCGCGTCGGTCGATCTGGTGGAGGCACCTGCAACGGTGGCACAGCACCGGCGATCCCTGACGCACCGGGTTGCGGCTGATCGGATGCGCGAGTTCATTCCGCGTTACGACAGTAGGCGATTGGCCCTGCCCCCGGTGATGGCCTGCTTTCCCCGCTATGAGCTGAACCGGGCCGCCTATTTCTGGCTGGTCGCGCAAGCTGCGGTCGCCGATCCTGAAGAGTTGCAACTGCAGCCGACCAAATCAGCTCGCGCTGCCGATCTGGCCCGGATCCGGGCCACCCTCGCCGCCAGCCACCGTGCCGCCCGGCATTGCCCCGGCTTGCGGCAAAACTACCGCCAAATGGCAAGCCTGTGCCTGGAACAGCGCAAGGCGCAGCCAGCCCACGCCGCTGATCGTATGGTCGCAGAACAGGTTCTCGCGGCTTTGTCTCAGGATCCTTGGGAAGTCACGACCGACCAACCGCCGAGCACAGATTTGCCAACAGAGGCGGGGCGCTATCTGCCGTTTGCACCGGTACCATTCTGGCTCCGTTTTGAGGCCCCTGGCCACGCCGCCATGGCCGCAGAAGAACCCGCCGAGCAGGCGACCGCGCTGCCTACGGCGGCAAGCAGCAGTCGTAAGCTGGGCGCGCGCATCGATCAGGATCAGGCGCGCCGCAAGGACAGTTTTATCCTGCATCGGTTTGAATCCATCCTGTCTTGGGTGGAGTCGATGAATATCAACCGCAGTGTTGATGATGATGACACTGACAATGCTCAAAAAGCCGCAGAGGATCAGGATCTTATCCCGCTGACCAAACATGATCGTCGGTTGGCGTCCCGGTTGCGGCTGCATCTGGATCTATCGCCCGCAGATGCCGAACACGAACGGCTGAGCGCGGAATACACCTACCCCGAGTGGAACCACCTCAGCCAAAGTGAGATGACGGATCACTGCCGCGTGCTTGAGGCGGATGCACAACCTGATACGCAGCATCCTTTTCGACCCGATCCCCGCCAGATCCGGATGGTGCGTCGCCAGTTCGAAGCGTTACGTCCGCGTCGTGTCCTGTTGCCACGCCAAGTCGACGGCGCCGAGCTGGATCTGGATGCGGTTATCTCCAACCAAGCCGATCTGGCGGCGACTGGGCGTGGTAGTGATCGCCTTTGGCAGAGCGCACGGCAACAGCAACGCGACCTCTCGGTTGCCTTTCTGATCGACACCTCACGGTCCACTGAGGCCGCGATTGCTGACAGCAGCGTGATCGACATTGCCCGCAACGCTATGGCGGCGCTGGCTCTCGGGATTGACGTTGCAGGCGACAGATTGGCGATCTGGGGGTTCTCATCCCTGCGCCGCGACCGGGTGTTCCTAACCCGCTGCAAGGGGTTTGACATGCCGATGTCCGATGCTGTCACCGCCAATATCGGCGCGCTGCAACCGGGCCACTACACCCGTCTCGGGGCTGCGATCCGCCACGTCAGCGCCCAGCTGGCGGCAGAGCCATCCAGCCGTAAGCTGCTGATTGTCCTAACAGATGGCAAGCCCAATGATCTCGACCACTACGAAGGCCAGCACGGTATTGAGGACAGCCGCATGGCCGTGCGTAGCGCCCGCCGCGCGGGCCAAAGCCTGCATGGCATCATCATCGACGAAGACGGTCAGGACTGGTTCGCCCGGATTTTCGGCCGCGGCGGGTTTTCGCTCCTGCCGAACCCTGCCCGACTGTCACGGGCCCTGCCCGACATCTACCGTAGTCTGACACAGGAGAGCTGA
- a CDS encoding CbbQ/NirQ/NorQ/GpvN family protein: protein MNMHAPRPIPHYREIAQECSLFETAHAQGLPLLLKGPTGCGKTRFVEHMAARLDRPLYTVACHDDLSAADLIGRYLLKGGDTHWVDGPLTRAVREGGICYLDEVVEARKDVTVVLHPLTDNRRTLMIDRTGEELMAPPGFMLVASYNPGYQNVLKRLKPSTRQRFLSASFDFPDPQSECAIVAQESGLDVSKVQPLVRLAGHIRALSGMDLEEGVSTRLLIYTASLIHRGMPIEPALEAGIIEPLTDEEDIKQALRDLIATIYG from the coding sequence ATGAACATGCATGCTCCCCGCCCGATCCCGCATTACCGTGAAATTGCTCAGGAATGCTCGTTGTTCGAAACCGCCCATGCCCAAGGCCTGCCCCTTCTGTTGAAGGGGCCGACCGGCTGCGGCAAGACACGGTTTGTCGAACATATGGCAGCCAGGCTGGATCGGCCGCTTTATACCGTGGCCTGCCATGATGATCTCTCCGCCGCTGACCTGATTGGCCGGTATTTGTTGAAAGGAGGCGATACCCACTGGGTCGATGGCCCACTGACCCGCGCTGTACGCGAGGGGGGGATCTGCTATCTGGATGAGGTTGTTGAGGCTCGCAAGGACGTCACCGTGGTGCTTCATCCTCTGACCGACAATCGACGCACGCTGATGATTGACCGTACCGGCGAGGAACTGATGGCGCCGCCCGGCTTCATGTTGGTTGCCTCTTACAATCCTGGCTATCAGAACGTGCTGAAGCGGCTCAAACCTTCGACACGGCAACGGTTTCTATCAGCCAGTTTCGATTTTCCCGATCCGCAGTCGGAATGCGCCATCGTCGCTCAGGAAAGCGGGCTGGATGTGTCGAAGGTGCAACCGCTGGTGCGGTTGGCCGGTCATATCCGCGCCCTGTCGGGCATGGATCTGGAAGAGGGCGTGTCGACCCGGCTGCTGATCTATACCGCTAGTCTGATCCACCGCGGCATGCCAATTGAGCCAGCGCTGGAGGCCGGGATCATCGAACCTCTCACCGATGAAGAGGACATCAAACAAGCGCTGCGCGATCTGATCGCGACGATCTACGGGTAG
- a CDS encoding cbb3-type cytochrome c oxidase subunit I, translated as MKYQSQKVAQAYFICAMALFAIQVLGGLLAGWVYVSPNFLSELLPFNIIRMLHTNALIVWLLLGFFGAAYFLIPEESEREIYSVKLAYLQLAILMVGTLGAVGSYLVGIHGGREFLEQPLWVKFGILVAALIFLFNVSMTVLAGKKTAITNVLLMGLWLLSLLWIFAFINPENLSLDKMYWWFVVHLWVEATWELVMAAILAFLLLKLTGVDREVVEKWLYVIVATALFSGILGTGHHFYWIGLPGYWQWVGSIFSTFEVIPFFLMMSFAFVMVWKGRKNHPNKAALLWSLGSSTVAFFGAGVWGFLHTLHGVNFYSHGTQITAAHGHLSFYGAYVALNLAIFTYAMPMLRGRAPYNQVLNMASFWLMTGGMAFMTFVLTFAGTIQTHMQRVIGDYYMDVQDSLSIFYLMRFGAGAAVVIGALLFIYALLVVRRDEVIAPGPSQNASTVAGE; from the coding sequence ATGAAATATCAATCTCAAAAGGTCGCTCAGGCCTATTTCATCTGCGCTATGGCGCTCTTCGCAATCCAGGTCCTCGGCGGGTTACTGGCAGGTTGGGTTTATGTCTCTCCCAATTTCCTGTCCGAACTGCTACCCTTCAATATCATTCGCATGTTGCATACCAACGCGCTGATTGTTTGGTTGCTGCTTGGCTTCTTCGGTGCGGCCTATTTCCTGATCCCGGAGGAATCTGAGCGCGAGATTTACTCGGTCAAGCTGGCCTACCTGCAGCTTGCGATCCTGATGGTCGGCACACTTGGGGCGGTTGGCTCCTATCTGGTCGGCATCCACGGTGGGCGCGAATTTTTGGAGCAACCGCTCTGGGTGAAATTCGGCATTCTCGTCGCCGCGCTGATCTTCTTGTTTAATGTGTCGATGACAGTGTTGGCGGGGAAGAAAACCGCGATTACCAATGTGTTGCTGATGGGGCTATGGTTGCTGTCGCTGCTGTGGATCTTCGCCTTCATCAACCCGGAAAACCTCTCTCTGGACAAGATGTACTGGTGGTTTGTTGTCCACCTCTGGGTGGAAGCAACCTGGGAGCTTGTAATGGCAGCGATCCTTGCGTTCCTCCTGCTGAAGCTGACAGGGGTAGACCGTGAAGTGGTAGAAAAATGGCTTTATGTTATTGTTGCCACCGCTCTTTTCTCGGGCATTTTGGGCACCGGTCACCATTTCTACTGGATTGGTTTGCCCGGCTATTGGCAGTGGGTTGGCTCGATCTTCTCAACGTTTGAGGTGATCCCCTTCTTCCTGATGATGTCCTTTGCCTTTGTGATGGTCTGGAAGGGACGCAAGAACCACCCCAACAAGGCCGCTCTTTTGTGGTCGCTCGGTTCCAGTACTGTCGCCTTCTTCGGTGCGGGTGTCTGGGGGTTCCTGCACACGCTGCATGGGGTCAATTTCTACAGCCACGGCACCCAGATCACCGCAGCACATGGGCACCTATCCTTCTACGGGGCTTATGTGGCGCTGAACCTCGCGATCTTTACCTATGCGATGCCAATGCTGCGTGGACGGGCGCCTTATAATCAGGTTCTGAATATGGCGAGCTTCTGGCTGATGACCGGCGGCATGGCGTTCATGACCTTCGTGCTGACCTTTGCCGGCACCATCCAGACCCATATGCAGCGCGTCATCGGTGACTACTACATGGATGTGCAGGACAGCCTGTCGATTTTCTATCTGATGCGGTTCGGGGCCGGCGCTGCGGTTGTGATCGGGGCCTTGCTGTTCATCTACGCGCTTTTGGTGGTGCGCCGGGATGAGGTGATTGCACCCGGACCGTCGCAGAATGCCAGCACTGTTGCGGGGGAGTAA
- a CDS encoding c-type cytochrome — MAEFLTKSRARNVFYGGSIFFVVVFIGMTVHSHRYVVTTSTAEMPLTEAVTLGKRVWERHSCINCHTLHGEGAYFAPEVGNVMTRWGVQDDPEEAFEILNSWMESQPSGVEGRRQMPYFELTEEETRGLAEFLRWADQTDTQGWPPNDAG; from the coding sequence ATGGCTGAATTTCTGACCAAGTCGCGGGCGCGCAATGTGTTCTACGGAGGATCGATTTTCTTCGTCGTGGTGTTCATTGGCATGACCGTGCACAGCCACCGCTATGTAGTGACAACCTCCACCGCAGAAATGCCCCTGACCGAAGCCGTCACACTGGGCAAGCGGGTCTGGGAGCGACACTCCTGCATCAACTGCCACACGCTACACGGCGAGGGAGCATATTTCGCGCCGGAAGTCGGCAATGTGATGACCAGATGGGGTGTTCAGGATGACCCTGAAGAGGCCTTCGAAATCTTGAACAGCTGGATGGAGAGCCAGCCCAGTGGTGTCGAGGGGCGCCGTCAGATGCCCTATTTCGAGTTGACCGAAGAGGAAACCCGCGGCCTGGCCGAATTCCTGCGATGGGCCGATCAGACCGATACTCAGGGCTGGCCGCCGAATGACGCGGGTTAA
- a CDS encoding DUF1858 domain-containing protein codes for MPPLKLDDPDLPLDVLMTTWPETVRVFMDHDMLCVGCMVSPFHSVSEACTEYHLDEEVFRAALADAVEVARENRG; via the coding sequence ATGCCGCCGCTTAAACTGGACGACCCCGACCTGCCGCTGGATGTCCTTATGACAACCTGGCCGGAGACGGTCCGGGTCTTCATGGACCACGATATGCTCTGCGTTGGGTGTATGGTCAGCCCGTTTCACTCCGTCAGCGAAGCCTGCACAGAATACCATCTGGATGAAGAGGTGTTTCGCGCTGCGCTGGCAGACGCAGTTGAAGTCGCGCGCGAGAACCGGGGCTGA
- a CDS encoding Crp/Fnr family transcriptional regulator gives MRHLHESLLRPLPPFSQLADAQIRTILDHASSRGVGPGQTVFAEGDPAETFYLLLDGTIRVVRISSDGEQVTSLHIPPGQLFGIARALGRDSYPATAVAASEALMLSWPTSLWDSFIADYPGFATETYKTVGARIGEMNTRIMEMSTQHVEQRVARALLRLINQSGIKVAQGIEIGFPITRQDVSELTGTTLHTVSRLLSAWEKDGMVSSKRKKITICDPHRLMLLSDP, from the coding sequence GTGCGCCACCTACATGAAAGCCTGCTTCGCCCGCTGCCACCATTCTCGCAGCTGGCCGACGCGCAGATCCGCACGATCCTTGATCACGCCAGCAGTCGTGGAGTTGGACCTGGTCAAACGGTTTTTGCTGAAGGTGATCCTGCGGAGACATTTTACCTGCTGCTGGATGGCACCATTCGGGTCGTACGGATCTCCAGCGACGGTGAACAGGTGACCTCCCTGCATATTCCGCCTGGACAGCTATTCGGAATTGCACGGGCACTCGGGCGCGACAGCTATCCAGCCACCGCCGTTGCCGCGAGCGAGGCGTTGATGCTATCCTGGCCAACCTCTCTGTGGGACAGTTTCATCGCCGACTATCCAGGCTTTGCCACAGAGACCTATAAAACGGTCGGTGCCCGTATTGGCGAGATGAACACCCGTATCATGGAGATGTCGACACAACATGTCGAACAGCGGGTTGCCCGGGCGTTGCTGCGATTGATCAATCAATCCGGCATCAAGGTCGCGCAAGGAATCGAGATCGGGTTTCCGATCACCCGTCAGGATGTTTCAGAACTCACCGGCACCACGTTGCACACGGTCAGCCGCCTGCTCAGCGCTTGGGAGAAGGACGGAATGGTTAGCAGTAAGCGCAAGAAAATCACTATCTGTGACCCCCATCGGCTGATGCTCCTCAGCGATCCGTAA
- the nirK gene encoding copper-containing nitrite reductase: MTKRFNPGLARTSRRNVLRGTVLAGAAAMTGGLASSANGAGRRAAVPPLRGAAPQFIQAEAQAQAEAAPVDLSGYTRVKQELVAPPFAPKHEQVASGGPKIVEIELITEERLMVVDEDTGAEIWALTYNGSVPGPLIIVHEGDYVELTLRNPTDSQMEHNIDFHASTGALGGGGLTHVFPGEETVLRWKATKPGCFTYHCAPGGAMIPYHVTHGMNGAIMVLPRDGLKDGEGNPLRYDSIAYIGEQDYYLPMDENGDYRTYELAGDDYADSMDAMRTLVPTHSVFNGAVGALTGDNALRAKVGETVLIIHNQANRDSRPHLIGGHGNYVWETGSFTDAPLTGIESWFVRGGSAMAAMYTFEQPGVYAYVNHNLIEAVLLGATAHFVVGGAWDNALMEQVVAPRSFET; the protein is encoded by the coding sequence ATGACCAAACGTTTCAACCCCGGGCTTGCGCGAACAAGCCGTCGCAATGTGCTGCGCGGAACCGTTCTGGCCGGTGCTGCTGCGATGACCGGTGGGCTGGCTTCCTCTGCAAACGGGGCCGGTCGTCGTGCAGCGGTGCCGCCACTGCGCGGCGCGGCGCCCCAGTTCATTCAAGCCGAAGCGCAGGCGCAGGCCGAGGCCGCCCCGGTGGATCTGTCGGGATACACCCGCGTCAAACAGGAATTGGTCGCGCCGCCGTTCGCTCCCAAACATGAACAGGTAGCATCCGGCGGGCCGAAAATCGTAGAGATTGAACTGATCACCGAAGAGCGGCTGATGGTGGTGGATGAGGACACCGGTGCCGAGATCTGGGCGCTGACCTACAACGGGTCTGTTCCCGGCCCGCTGATCATCGTGCATGAGGGCGACTATGTCGAACTCACCCTGCGCAATCCGACAGACAGTCAGATGGAACACAACATCGACTTTCACGCCTCGACCGGGGCACTGGGGGGCGGCGGTCTCACCCATGTTTTTCCAGGCGAAGAAACTGTTCTGCGTTGGAAAGCAACCAAACCCGGCTGCTTCACCTATCACTGCGCACCTGGCGGCGCGATGATCCCCTACCACGTTACCCATGGGATGAATGGTGCCATCATGGTGCTGCCGCGCGATGGCCTCAAAGACGGGGAGGGCAATCCGCTGCGCTATGACAGCATCGCCTATATCGGTGAGCAGGATTACTATCTGCCGATGGACGAAAACGGCGACTATCGCACCTATGAACTGGCAGGCGACGATTACGCTGACAGTATGGACGCGATGCGGACACTGGTGCCGACCCATTCGGTCTTCAACGGCGCTGTTGGTGCTCTGACCGGCGACAACGCACTGCGCGCAAAGGTCGGCGAGACGGTTCTGATAATCCATAACCAGGCCAACCGCGACTCCCGTCCGCACCTGATCGGCGGCCACGGCAATTATGTCTGGGAGACCGGGTCATTCACCGACGCGCCACTCACCGGTATCGAAAGCTGGTTCGTGCGTGGCGGCAGCGCCATGGCAGCGATGTACACCTTCGAGCAGCCCGGCGTTTATGCCTATGTGAACCACAATCTGATTGAGGCGGTTCTGCTGGGGGCCACTGCCCACTTCGTCGTCGGTGGCGCCTGGGATAATGCGCTGATGGAACAGGTTGTTGCGCCGCGCAGCTTTGAAACCTGA
- a CDS encoding formylglycine-generating enzyme family protein, whose product MTAATLHRPADRIVLLGLGALVATLVLLVAMFLPRVSVGPAGEDILQPELVPAVAEHGRQHVIYVMKHEVTVAEWNRCHADGVCALNLRTRPNQDAAITPATGLSYLDVGEYLAWINARSDGGYRLPRVAEWEHLAASVLPEEPDPIFTDPDLTWASTYLLGEQKSRALRPQGSYTTSPDGIVDLDGNVWEWTQDCYAGASGASSSRCPAYFVAGEHLAAVPFLVRDPARGGCAVGSPPAHLGLRLVRDTPL is encoded by the coding sequence ATGACCGCTGCCACATTGCACCGCCCCGCTGACCGGATTGTCCTGTTGGGTCTGGGCGCCCTTGTGGCGACGTTGGTCCTGTTGGTCGCCATGTTCCTTCCCCGCGTGTCTGTCGGCCCTGCGGGGGAGGACATCCTTCAGCCAGAGCTGGTGCCTGCGGTCGCCGAGCATGGCCGGCAGCATGTCATTTACGTCATGAAACATGAGGTCACGGTAGCGGAGTGGAACCGCTGCCATGCCGACGGGGTTTGCGCATTGAACCTGCGGACACGCCCCAATCAGGATGCCGCGATCACGCCTGCAACCGGGCTGAGCTATCTTGATGTGGGCGAATATCTGGCCTGGATCAATGCCCGCAGCGATGGCGGATATCGCCTGCCGCGTGTTGCGGAATGGGAGCATCTCGCAGCATCCGTCCTCCCTGAAGAGCCTGATCCGATCTTCACAGATCCAGATCTCACCTGGGCGTCAACCTATCTTCTGGGCGAACAAAAGAGCCGGGCGCTGCGTCCGCAAGGCAGCTATACGACATCACCGGATGGAATTGTTGATCTCGACGGCAACGTCTGGGAGTGGACGCAGGATTGCTACGCCGGTGCCTCCGGCGCCAGTTCCAGCCGTTGTCCGGCGTATTTTGTGGCAGGCGAACATCTGGCAGCCGTTCCATTCCTTGTCCGCGACCCGGCGCGGGGTGGATGTGCCGTAGGATCGCCGCCAGCACATCTGGGCCTGAGGCTGGTCCGGGATACTCCGCTTTAG
- a CDS encoding TetR/AcrR family transcriptional regulator, with translation MSDGQRKPTRIETTAKRRQQILEAAIMCFLETGYHQTGVRDIANRAGVSLGNLYNHFPGKHDVLVEIASLERAELVPFIDGLAQPRAPMKLLENFVRAYAKYLAVPENVILGLEITSEAIRKPDIARLFLDNRRELVVALAKILERGRNAGDMRSQLAPNETAQMIVELIEGSAYRSVLENVPMRQLRGSLLDFILAAVRSD, from the coding sequence ATGTCAGACGGCCAGCGCAAACCCACCCGGATCGAGACGACCGCCAAACGACGGCAACAGATCCTCGAAGCGGCCATCATGTGTTTCCTCGAAACCGGCTACCACCAGACCGGTGTGCGCGATATCGCAAATCGCGCAGGCGTCAGCCTCGGCAACCTTTATAATCATTTCCCGGGCAAACATGATGTGCTGGTGGAGATTGCCTCTCTGGAACGTGCGGAACTTGTCCCCTTTATCGACGGGCTTGCACAACCACGCGCCCCGATGAAGCTGCTCGAGAACTTCGTGAGAGCTTATGCGAAATACCTCGCGGTGCCGGAGAATGTCATTCTAGGGCTGGAAATCACCAGCGAAGCCATCCGCAAACCGGATATCGCCCGTCTCTTTCTTGACAATCGCAGGGAATTGGTAGTCGCACTCGCCAAAATTCTGGAACGCGGCAGAAATGCGGGTGACATGAGGAGCCAGCTGGCCCCCAATGAAACGGCACAGATGATTGTCGAACTTATTGAAGGCAGCGCCTACCGCAGCGTGCTGGAAAACGTGCCAATGCGACAGCTGCGGGGCAGTCTTCTGGATTTCATCCTCGCGGCGGTGCGCTCGGACTGA
- a CDS encoding AraC family transcriptional regulator yields the protein MAIAAQTEAVEYLKNHPLLRTGDLDEARHRVGQKFCDHRLDIAQRHQDLAVRHNHVAGRHSSINYLHYGADVTIDPGMLDSFYLLQIPLSGQASVRHRGSDIVANAGTATLLNPDRDTTMQWGADCRKLLLQIDRGHLETVAREIIRAELPGPIRFATRVDLHSEGGQRLRQMVCACVQAAEAGVLFQGALSGSDLRVEEDLARALLTRLPSNISHIIERADHGALPPGIRAAVEYIHANLSNPIQLSDIAAHVDLNIRTLQNGFRRAFGESPMRVLRNARLDAAHYHLMAQTDTPDVTTAAFSNGFSHLGRFARDYKARFGHSPSHTARRQDCS from the coding sequence ATGGCCATCGCTGCCCAGACAGAGGCTGTTGAATATCTGAAAAATCATCCGTTGCTGCGCACCGGGGATCTTGATGAGGCGCGCCATCGGGTCGGGCAGAAATTTTGTGATCACCGATTGGATATTGCGCAGCGGCATCAAGACCTTGCAGTCCGCCACAACCACGTGGCCGGGCGTCACAGCTCGATCAACTACCTGCACTATGGTGCTGATGTGACCATTGATCCGGGCATGTTGGATTCCTTCTATTTGCTGCAGATCCCACTGTCCGGTCAGGCCAGTGTCCGGCATCGCGGCTCAGATATTGTTGCAAATGCAGGCACTGCGACGCTGCTCAATCCGGACCGGGACACGACAATGCAGTGGGGCGCTGATTGCCGCAAACTGCTGCTACAGATTGATCGCGGGCATTTGGAAACCGTGGCGCGCGAGATCATTCGGGCAGAACTGCCAGGACCAATCCGCTTTGCCACCCGCGTCGATCTCCATTCCGAGGGTGGGCAGCGCCTGAGGCAGATGGTCTGTGCCTGTGTTCAGGCGGCCGAGGCTGGGGTTCTGTTCCAAGGTGCGCTAAGTGGCTCCGATCTCCGGGTGGAAGAGGATCTTGCACGCGCGCTGCTGACACGGCTTCCCAGCAATATTTCTCATATTATTGAACGCGCTGACCACGGTGCGTTGCCGCCGGGTATCCGAGCGGCAGTGGAGTACATTCACGCCAACCTGAGCAATCCGATCCAGCTGAGCGATATCGCAGCCCATGTGGACCTGAACATTCGCACTCTGCAAAACGGGTTTCGTCGCGCCTTTGGGGAGAGCCCGATGCGGGTGCTTCGCAACGCTCGTTTGGATGCGGCGCATTATCACCTGATGGCACAGACCGACACGCCGGATGTGACCACCGCTGCCTTTTCCAACGGGTTTTCACACCTTGGCCGCTTCGCCCGCGATTACAAGGCCCGCTTTGGCCACTCGCCCAGTCACACCGCCCGCCGACAAGACTGCAGCTAA